Proteins encoded together in one Chaetodon auriga isolate fChaAug3 chromosome 20, fChaAug3.hap1, whole genome shotgun sequence window:
- the LOC143339306 gene encoding melanopsin-A-like isoform X2 — MDSKLLIGPGIPTPDPTARAPWNISSISPHRLMELTPVATAGSMVPSHPFPTVDVPDHAHYTIGVVILVVGITGMLGNLLVIYAFCRSRSLRTPSNIFIINLAVADFLMCLTQTPTFFINSMHKRWIFGKKGCELYAFCGAQFGICSMMTLMVIAVDRYVVITRPLASLGVMSHRKAMSIVAVTWVYSMGWSLPPFFGWSAYVPEGLMTSCSWDYMTFTPSVRSYTMLLFTFVFFIPLSIIIFSYCCIFRAIRHTTRAITKINCEGTRDSAKRFNKMKSEWKMAKIALIVILLFVISWAPYSCAALTAFAGYADMLTPYMNSIPAVIAKTSAIYNPIIYAITHPKYRSALNKYIPYLGALLCITGRDRFSSSSFLSTRRSTLTSQSESKGPSKPRNSSLSESESAHFSDTEDDCSSRTPVSRQLSSDVKQVRHSSQRSKVRGHNMGEFDRTAAHNPTDPAICLLSQITLENVMEESGPRTARKTSSVIVTSISSPSILHSPPGFHGNMKLTKTYSPVAKEPLDITRLETTALP; from the exons ATGGATTCCAAGCTGCTGATTGGACCGGGGATCCCCACGCCGGACCCGACCGCCCGGGCACCCTGGAACATCAGCTCCATCAGTCCGCACCGTCTCATGGAGCTGACACCAGTCGCTACAGCC GGTTCCATGGTTCCGAGCCACCCGTTTCCAACGGTGGACGTTCCGGACCACGCTCACTACACCATCGGCGTGGTCATCCTGGTCGTGGGAATCACAGGCATGCTGGGAAACCTCTTGGTCATTTATGCCTTCTGCAG gagcaggagcttgCGGACACCATCCAATATCTTCATCATTAACCTGGCAGTCGCAGACTTCCTCATGTGTCTTACTCAGACGCCCACCTTCTTCATCAACAGCATGCACAAGCGATGGATCTTCGGGAAGAAAG GTTGTGAGTTGTACGCCTTCTGCGGAGCGCAGTTTGGTATTTGCAGTATGATGACACTAATGGTGATTGCAGTGGACCGGTACGTAGTGATCACCAGGCCTCTGGCCTCCCTGGGGGTAATGTCGCACAGGAAAGCCATGAGCATTGTGGCTGTTACCTGGGTCTACTCCATGGGCTGGAGCCTGCCCCCCTTCTTTGGCTGGA GTGCCTACGTCCCAGAGGGTCTGATGACGTCATGTTCCTGGGACTACATGACGTTCACCCCTTCTGTCCGCTCCTACACCATGCTGCTCTTCACCTTCGTCTTCTTCATCCCCctctccatcatcatcttcagctactgctgcatcttcagagCCATTCGACACACAACGCG GGCAATAACAAAGATCAATTGTGAGGGAACCAGAGACTCTGCAAAGAGGTTCAACAAGATGAAGAGCGAATGGAAGATGGCCAAGATCGCACTCATCGTCATCCTGCTATTTGTCATCTCCTGGGCCCCTTACTCCTGTGCAGCCCTCACTGCATTCGCTGg GTACGCTGACATGTTGACTCCGTATATGAACTCCATTCCTGCTGTGATCGCCAAAACATCTGCGATCTACAACCCCATCATATATGCCATAACGCATCCCAAATACAG gtcagCACTCAACAAGTATATTCCCTACCTCGGGGCACTGCTGTGCATTACTGGCAGAGAccgtttcagcagcagcagtttcctgTCCACCCGTCGATCAACCctcaccagccaatcagagagcaagGGCCCCAGCAAGCCCCGCAACTCCTCCCTGTCTGAGAGCGAATCA GCCCACTTCTCAGACACGGAGGACGACTGCTCGTCTCGGACGCCTGTCAGTCGTCAGTTGTCCAGTGATGTCAAACAGGTGCGTCATAGCAgccagaggtcaaaggtgagagGTCACAACATGGGGGAATTTGATAGAACTGCCGCCCACAACCCCACTGACCCAGCCATATGTCTCCTCTCACAGATCACG CTGGAGAACGTGATGGAGGAGTCAGGGCCAAGGACTGCACGGAAGACCTCGTCCGTCATTGTCACCTCTATATCCAGCCCGTCCATACTGCACAGCCCCCCAGGTTTCCATGGCAACATGAAATTGACCAAAACTTACAGCCCGGTTGCCAAGGAGCCCCTTGATATCACCAGGCTGGAGACGACAGCATTACCATGA
- the LOC143339306 gene encoding melanopsin-A-like isoform X1, producing the protein MDSKLLIGPGIPTPDPTARAPWNISSISPHRLMELTPVATAGSMVPSHPFPTVDVPDHAHYTIGVVILVVGITGMLGNLLVIYAFCRSRSLRTPSNIFIINLAVADFLMCLTQTPTFFINSMHKRWIFGKKGCELYAFCGAQFGICSMMTLMVIAVDRYVVITRPLASLGVMSHRKAMSIVAVTWVYSMGWSLPPFFGWSAYVPEGLMTSCSWDYMTFTPSVRSYTMLLFTFVFFIPLSIIIFSYCCIFRAIRHTTRAITKINCEGTRDSAKRFNKMKSEWKMAKIALIVILLFVISWAPYSCAALTAFAGYADMLTPYMNSIPAVIAKTSAIYNPIIYAITHPKYRSALNKYIPYLGALLCITGRDRFSSSSFLSTRRSTLTSQSESKGPSKPRNSSLSESESAHFSDTEDDCSSRTPVSRQLSSDVKQVRHSSQRSKVRGHNMGEFDRTAAHNPTDPAICLLSQITTLTEPEDIFMSDINPQPTSHLPATLENVMEESGPRTARKTSSVIVTSISSPSILHSPPGFHGNMKLTKTYSPVAKEPLDITRLETTALP; encoded by the exons ATGGATTCCAAGCTGCTGATTGGACCGGGGATCCCCACGCCGGACCCGACCGCCCGGGCACCCTGGAACATCAGCTCCATCAGTCCGCACCGTCTCATGGAGCTGACACCAGTCGCTACAGCC GGTTCCATGGTTCCGAGCCACCCGTTTCCAACGGTGGACGTTCCGGACCACGCTCACTACACCATCGGCGTGGTCATCCTGGTCGTGGGAATCACAGGCATGCTGGGAAACCTCTTGGTCATTTATGCCTTCTGCAG gagcaggagcttgCGGACACCATCCAATATCTTCATCATTAACCTGGCAGTCGCAGACTTCCTCATGTGTCTTACTCAGACGCCCACCTTCTTCATCAACAGCATGCACAAGCGATGGATCTTCGGGAAGAAAG GTTGTGAGTTGTACGCCTTCTGCGGAGCGCAGTTTGGTATTTGCAGTATGATGACACTAATGGTGATTGCAGTGGACCGGTACGTAGTGATCACCAGGCCTCTGGCCTCCCTGGGGGTAATGTCGCACAGGAAAGCCATGAGCATTGTGGCTGTTACCTGGGTCTACTCCATGGGCTGGAGCCTGCCCCCCTTCTTTGGCTGGA GTGCCTACGTCCCAGAGGGTCTGATGACGTCATGTTCCTGGGACTACATGACGTTCACCCCTTCTGTCCGCTCCTACACCATGCTGCTCTTCACCTTCGTCTTCTTCATCCCCctctccatcatcatcttcagctactgctgcatcttcagagCCATTCGACACACAACGCG GGCAATAACAAAGATCAATTGTGAGGGAACCAGAGACTCTGCAAAGAGGTTCAACAAGATGAAGAGCGAATGGAAGATGGCCAAGATCGCACTCATCGTCATCCTGCTATTTGTCATCTCCTGGGCCCCTTACTCCTGTGCAGCCCTCACTGCATTCGCTGg GTACGCTGACATGTTGACTCCGTATATGAACTCCATTCCTGCTGTGATCGCCAAAACATCTGCGATCTACAACCCCATCATATATGCCATAACGCATCCCAAATACAG gtcagCACTCAACAAGTATATTCCCTACCTCGGGGCACTGCTGTGCATTACTGGCAGAGAccgtttcagcagcagcagtttcctgTCCACCCGTCGATCAACCctcaccagccaatcagagagcaagGGCCCCAGCAAGCCCCGCAACTCCTCCCTGTCTGAGAGCGAATCA GCCCACTTCTCAGACACGGAGGACGACTGCTCGTCTCGGACGCCTGTCAGTCGTCAGTTGTCCAGTGATGTCAAACAGGTGCGTCATAGCAgccagaggtcaaaggtgagagGTCACAACATGGGGGAATTTGATAGAACTGCCGCCCACAACCCCACTGACCCAGCCATATGTCTCCTCTCACAGATCACG actctgacagaacCTGAAGACATCTTCATGTCGGACATCAACCCGCAGCCAACCAGTCATCTGCCTGCTACT CTGGAGAACGTGATGGAGGAGTCAGGGCCAAGGACTGCACGGAAGACCTCGTCCGTCATTGTCACCTCTATATCCAGCCCGTCCATACTGCACAGCCCCCCAGGTTTCCATGGCAACATGAAATTGACCAAAACTTACAGCCCGGTTGCCAAGGAGCCCCTTGATATCACCAGGCTGGAGACGACAGCATTACCATGA